The following are encoded in a window of Astyanax mexicanus isolate ESR-SI-001 chromosome 6, AstMex3_surface, whole genome shotgun sequence genomic DNA:
- the rnpc3 gene encoding RNA-binding region-containing protein 3 encodes MAEQDEDVVKCKRSRTLIVRHLPADLSREEKEDLLKYFGASGVRVLSVKGPLKHTAFATFSSEISASKALKRLHQLRILGHTLVVEFAKDQDNVTVPNSSAVPDRGADQKAGKEKKENQQHPSVPLIDNSIAPALGLKFQTNPTLKYLYPPPSSAIVTNITHTLLSVPKFYVQVLHLMNKMNLPCPFGPVTNPPPVFEMAHGPLPLLVPLPPPFPPENPPLPQGTGGSDSEESEYESGDDEDKERMIRLMGLVNQPCKRPLRSKAASKRKKPKLKDLLFAPKPESHSAPAPALQPADVFEQPASLGQKKIEFHISAEVGDMLETPVQPTEQSTVEEEADAAEQQEAGTGFGKIFPSTQASRQEESSGGEEDMPSEFISRRELEKGRLSRDEIKRMSVFKNYEPGEPTCRLYVKNIAKQVEEKDLKYIYGRYIDPSSEQERNMFDIVLMKEGRMKGQAFVGLPTEKSAERALRDTNGYVLHDKPLVVQFARSARPKQDAGDSKTGAKKR; translated from the exons aTGGCGGAGCAGGACGAGGACGTGGTGAAGTGTAAGAGGAGCAGGACGCTGATTGTGAGGCATCTGCCTGCAGATCTGAGCCGGGAGGAGAAGGAGGATCTGCTGAAGTATTTTGGAGCTTCTGGTGTTCGAGTCCTCTCAGTTAAAGGCCCTTTA AAACACACAGCTTTCGCCACTTTCTCCAGCGAGATTTCAGCCTCGAAG GCACTGAAGAGGCTTCatcagctgaggattctgggtcATACGCTCGTCGTCGAGTTTGCAAAGGATCAAGATAACGTCACTGTGCCGAACAGTTCAGCAGTTCCGGACAG GGGAGCTGATCAGAAAgctggaaaagagaaaaaggaaaatcaGCAGCATCCGAGCGTTCCTCTCATCGATAACAGCATCGCTCCAGCACTCGG GTTGAAATTTCAAACAAATCCCACACTGAAATATTTATACCCTCCTCCTTCAAGTGCGATTGTGacaaacatcacacacactctgctcagCGTGCCCAAGTTCTACGTTCAG GTTCTTCACTTGATGAATAAGATGAACCTCCCGTGCCCGTTCGGACCCGTCACCAACCCCCCACCAGTG TTTGAGATGGCTCACGGCCCACTGCCCCTGTTGGTGCCGCTGCCACCTCCGTTCCCCCCGGAGAATCCCCCACTGCCACAGGGCACCGGAGGGTCTGACAGCGAGGAGTCGGAGTATGAGAGTGGAGACGACGAGGACAAAGAAAG GATGATCAGGCTGATGGGGCTTGTTAACCAGCCGTGTAAGAGACCCCTGAGATCAAAGGCTGCCTCCAAGAGGAAGAAACCCAAGCTGAAGGATCTTCTGTTCGCTCCTAAACCAGAATCCCACAG CGCCCCGGCCCCGGCGCTGCAGCCCGCTGACGTGTTCGAGCAGCCGGCCTCTCTGGGACAGAAGAAGATCGAGTTCCACATTTCGGCTGAAGTCGGAGACATGCTGGAGACACCTGTCCAGCCCACAGAGCAGAGTACAGTggaggaggaagcag ACGCAGCGGAGCAGCAGGAGGCAGGAACAGGCTTCGGGAAGATCTTCCCCAGCACACAGGCCAGCAGACAGGAGGAGAGCAGCGGAGGGGAAGAGGACATGCCCTCCGAATTCATCTCCAGGAGAGAGCTGGAGAAGGGCAGGCTCTCCAGAGACg AGATAAAGAGGATGTCAGTCTTTAAGAATTATGAACCTGGAGAACCAACCTGCAGGCTTTACGTGAAGAACATCGCAAAACAAGTGGAAGAAAAA GACCTGAAGTACATCTACGGCAGGTACATCGACCCCTCCTCCGAGCAAGAAAGAAACAT GTTTGATATCGTTTTAATGAAGGAGGGGAGAATGAAAGGTCAGGCCTTCGTCGGGCTCCCCACCGAGAAAAGTGCAGAGAGAGCCTTGAGGGACACCAACGGATACGTCCTGCACGACAAGCCCCTCGTCGTG